In Palaeococcus ferrophilus DSM 13482, the following proteins share a genomic window:
- a CDS encoding TIGR00304 family membrane protein yields MKGEVLVLTGMVLIFTGFLLVFLGTLMSASTAEVEGGGVIMIGPIPIVFGTGRGVIIAMVLAVLLMVLWIIGALLGRGGS; encoded by the coding sequence ATGAAGGGAGAAGTCCTGGTGCTAACTGGGATGGTGCTCATATTCACGGGCTTCCTGCTGGTGTTCCTCGGGACACTCATGAGCGCCTCCACCGCCGAGGTCGAGGGAGGAGGCGTGATAATGATAGGCCCAATCCCCATAGTCTTCGGCACGGGGAGGGGCGTGATAATCGCGATGGTACTTGCGGTTCTCCTCATGGTTCTGTGGATAATCGGAGCTCTGCTGGGTAGGGGTGGCTCATGA
- a CDS encoding cation:proton antiporter, translating to MSYILDLSLLLVFAKSLEWLFEKREIHPIIAHVLTGVILGPFVLGIVVPGEELKVLSEFGLIMMMLYTGLTSNFSAISINKFKATVVAFLGVAFSFMFGYGTVTFFGYGTATAIFVGAVLGNTAIEVTSGVIMRERVDRNVSSILMGAAFADDIMAVYLIGVITALSRGAFSPLDMLFLTVRIVVFIVAVLVFSELVFKRSRRINFLIRDLNTFFTFTLVLTFLLALLAEEAGLNRIIGAYLAGLTISRLRERKDPLIISRIKLNELIGELQVVLTEFFIPLFFIYVGLVFNPPVSEISLALIAALYMAAVLGKLLGCSLGMRLFRFDWNRSLMVGIGMGGRGSLELAILKFGLDTGLINQLIFASIVIVSMLTALTTPQFFKLYVRMVKRKA from the coding sequence ATGAGCTACATACTCGACCTTTCGCTGCTCCTCGTTTTTGCCAAGAGCCTCGAGTGGCTGTTCGAGAAGAGGGAGATTCACCCGATTATTGCGCACGTTCTCACGGGGGTTATCCTGGGCCCCTTCGTCCTCGGAATAGTGGTTCCGGGCGAGGAGCTCAAGGTTCTCTCGGAGTTCGGGCTAATAATGATGATGCTCTACACGGGATTAACAAGTAATTTCTCCGCCATCTCGATCAACAAGTTCAAGGCCACGGTTGTAGCTTTCCTGGGGGTAGCTTTCTCCTTCATGTTCGGCTACGGTACGGTCACTTTCTTCGGCTACGGCACCGCGACGGCCATCTTCGTGGGAGCTGTCCTTGGGAACACGGCCATAGAGGTTACCAGCGGCGTCATAATGAGGGAGCGCGTTGACAGGAACGTCTCGTCAATACTCATGGGAGCGGCATTCGCCGACGACATCATGGCGGTTTACCTCATAGGCGTGATCACGGCCCTCTCGAGGGGAGCGTTCTCCCCGTTGGACATGCTCTTCCTGACCGTCAGGATAGTGGTTTTCATCGTAGCGGTTCTCGTCTTCTCGGAGCTTGTCTTCAAGCGCTCCAGAAGGATAAACTTCCTCATCAGGGACCTCAACACGTTCTTCACGTTCACGCTCGTGCTCACCTTCCTGCTCGCCCTCCTCGCGGAGGAAGCGGGGCTAAACCGCATAATCGGGGCCTATCTCGCGGGCCTGACCATAAGCCGGCTCCGCGAGAGGAAGGACCCCCTTATAATAAGCCGCATAAAGCTGAACGAACTCATAGGGGAACTCCAGGTGGTTCTCACGGAGTTCTTCATTCCCCTGTTCTTCATCTACGTCGGCCTCGTGTTCAACCCGCCGGTCTCTGAGATAAGCCTCGCCCTCATAGCGGCCCTTTACATGGCGGCGGTCCTTGGAAAGCTCCTCGGCTGCTCGCTGGGAATGAGGCTCTTCCGCTTTGACTGGAATCGTTCGTTGATGGTGGGAATCGGCATGGGCGGAAGGGGAAGCCTCGAGCTGGCCATCCTCAAGTTCGGCCTGGACACCGGTCTAATCAACCAGCTCATATTCGCCTCCATAGTCATAGTCTCCATGTTAACGGCCCTCACGACTCCCCAGTTCTTCAAGCTCTACGTGAGGATGGTCAAACGCAAAGCTTAA
- the mfnA gene encoding tyrosine decarboxylase MfnA, producing the protein MIPAEGMDEKEVLAELEERLKDDLSFDSGKILGSMCTYPHPLALKIVMRYIDRNLGDPGLHAGSRKIEEEAVNMLANLLSLERGYGNIVSGGTEANILAVRAFRNLAGVENPELILPESAHFSFLKASDLLGVKLVWAELNDDYTVNVRDVEAKITDNTIGIVGIAGTTGLGVVDDIPALSDLAIDYGLPLHVDAAFGGFVIPFARALGYEVPDFDFRLRGVKSITIDPHKMGMAPIPAGGIIFREKRFVEAINVLAPYLAGGQVWQATITGTRPGANALAVWALLKHLGFEGYKEIVREKMELARWFAGELKKIPGIYLIREPVLNIVSFGSEKLEELEEALKARGWGISAHRGYIRIVVMPHVKREHLEEFLRDLGEIAKRL; encoded by the coding sequence ATGATTCCGGCAGAGGGAATGGACGAGAAGGAAGTTCTGGCGGAGCTTGAGGAACGCCTTAAGGATGACCTCTCATTCGATTCGGGAAAGATTCTCGGTTCTATGTGCACCTATCCCCATCCTTTGGCCCTTAAAATCGTGATGCGCTACATAGACAGGAACCTCGGCGACCCGGGGCTCCACGCGGGGAGCAGAAAAATAGAGGAAGAGGCCGTTAACATGCTCGCCAACCTGCTCTCCCTTGAGAGGGGCTACGGGAACATAGTGAGCGGCGGAACGGAGGCGAACATTCTCGCAGTCAGGGCCTTTAGGAACCTCGCCGGTGTTGAGAATCCCGAGCTCATCCTCCCCGAGAGCGCCCACTTCTCCTTCCTCAAGGCGAGCGATTTGCTGGGAGTCAAACTCGTCTGGGCGGAGCTGAACGATGACTACACCGTCAACGTGAGGGACGTTGAGGCGAAAATCACCGACAACACTATAGGCATCGTTGGAATAGCCGGGACGACGGGCCTCGGTGTGGTGGACGACATCCCTGCCCTGAGCGACCTGGCCATTGACTACGGCCTTCCGCTCCACGTTGATGCCGCCTTTGGCGGTTTCGTCATACCCTTTGCCAGGGCCCTCGGTTATGAGGTTCCGGACTTTGACTTCCGGCTCAGGGGGGTGAAGAGCATCACCATAGACCCCCACAAGATGGGGATGGCCCCGATTCCAGCCGGAGGGATAATCTTCAGGGAGAAGCGCTTCGTTGAGGCCATAAACGTTCTCGCGCCCTACTTAGCCGGCGGTCAGGTGTGGCAGGCCACCATAACTGGCACAAGGCCCGGAGCAAATGCTCTAGCCGTCTGGGCCCTTCTCAAGCACCTCGGCTTCGAGGGCTATAAGGAAATCGTGAGGGAGAAGATGGAGCTGGCGAGGTGGTTTGCTGGGGAGCTAAAGAAGATACCGGGGATTTACCTAATAAGAGAGCCCGTGCTGAACATCGTCTCCTTCGGCTCTGAAAAGCTGGAAGAACTTGAGGAGGCCCTCAAAGCACGGGGCTGGGGAATAAGCGCCCACCGCGGCTACATCAGGATCGTGGTCATGCCGCACGTGAAGAGGGAGCATCTGGAGGAGTTTTTGAGGGATTTGGGGGAGATTGCAAAAAGGCTTTAA